The Comamonas sp. GB3 AK4-5 genome includes a region encoding these proteins:
- the nuoI gene encoding NADH-quinone oxidoreductase subunit NuoI → MSAVAATPFSFKDFLKSFMLWELAKGMVLTGRYAFSRRVTIQFPEEKTPLSPRFRGLHALRRYENGEERCIACKLCEAVCPAMAITIESDVRDDGSRRTTRYDIDLTKCIFCGFCEESCPVDSIVETQIFEYHGEKRGDLYFTKDMLLAVGDRYEADIAAAKAADAKYR, encoded by the coding sequence ATGTCTGCTGTTGCTGCAACCCCATTTTCCTTCAAGGATTTCCTCAAGAGCTTCATGCTCTGGGAGCTGGCCAAGGGCATGGTACTGACCGGTCGCTACGCGTTTTCGCGCCGTGTGACGATTCAGTTCCCCGAGGAAAAGACCCCGCTGTCGCCACGCTTCCGTGGCCTGCACGCGCTGCGCCGCTATGAAAACGGTGAAGAGCGCTGCATTGCCTGCAAGCTGTGCGAAGCCGTGTGCCCCGCCATGGCCATCACCATCGAGTCGGATGTGCGTGACGACGGTTCGCGCCGTACCACGCGCTACGACATCGACCTGACCAAGTGCATCTTCTGCGGTTTCTGCGAAGAGAGCTGCCCGGTCGACTCGATCGTGGAAACACAGATCTTTGAATACCACGGTGAAAAGCGTGGCGACCTGTACTTCACCAAGGACATGTTGCTGGCCGTGGGTGACCGCTATGAAGCCGACATCGCCGCTGCCAAGGCAGCCGATGCCAAGTACCGCTGA
- the nuoF gene encoding NADH-quinone oxidoreductase subunit NuoF, producing the protein MSGILNNPAANAVLAKFASSGNETCFHGRHINPQIYADLNGSNWSIKDYEARGGYAALRKLLGKDGSEGLTQDQVIATLKESGLRGRGGAGFPTGLKWSFMPRTFPGQKHLVCNSDEGEPGTCKDREILVHNPHIVIEGMIIAAYAMGITVGYNYIHGEIFDAYERFEAALEEARAAGYLGDNILGSSFSFQLHGHHGFGAYICGEETALLESLEGKKGQPRFKPPFPASFGLYGKPTTINNTETFAAVPWIIRNGGQAYLECGKPNNGGTKIFSVSGDVNLPGNYEVPMGTPFSKLLELAGGVRTGRKLKAVIPGGSSSPVLPADIIMECTMDYDSISKAGSMLGSGAVIVMDDSRDMVESLLRLSYFYQHESCGQCTPCREGTGWLWRVVNRIQHGEGRPEDIELLDSVSVNIMGRTICALGDAAAMPVRAMIKHFRHEFEAKIQNASKQAAKAA; encoded by the coding sequence ATGAGTGGCATCCTGAACAATCCCGCCGCCAATGCGGTGCTGGCCAAGTTCGCTTCGTCCGGCAACGAGACCTGCTTTCATGGCCGCCACATCAACCCCCAGATCTATGCCGATCTGAATGGCAGCAACTGGTCCATCAAGGACTATGAAGCGCGTGGTGGCTATGCAGCCCTGCGCAAGCTGCTGGGCAAGGATGGCAGCGAAGGCCTGACGCAAGACCAGGTCATCGCCACCCTGAAGGAATCCGGCCTGCGCGGTCGCGGCGGTGCGGGCTTCCCCACCGGCCTGAAGTGGAGCTTCATGCCCCGCACCTTCCCCGGCCAGAAGCACCTGGTGTGCAACTCGGACGAGGGCGAGCCGGGCACCTGCAAGGACCGCGAGATCCTGGTGCACAACCCCCATATCGTGATCGAGGGCATGATCATTGCTGCCTACGCCATGGGCATCACGGTGGGCTACAACTACATCCACGGCGAAATCTTCGACGCCTACGAGCGTTTTGAAGCCGCCCTGGAAGAGGCGCGTGCCGCTGGCTATCTGGGTGACAACATCCTGGGCAGCAGCTTCAGCTTCCAGCTGCATGGTCACCATGGTTTCGGTGCCTACATCTGCGGTGAAGAAACCGCGCTGCTGGAATCGCTGGAAGGCAAAAAAGGCCAGCCCCGCTTCAAGCCGCCATTCCCGGCCAGCTTCGGCCTGTATGGCAAGCCGACCACCATCAACAACACCGAAACCTTTGCGGCCGTCCCCTGGATCATCCGCAACGGCGGCCAGGCCTACCTGGAGTGCGGCAAGCCCAACAACGGCGGCACCAAGATCTTCTCGGTCAGCGGTGACGTGAACCTGCCTGGCAACTACGAAGTGCCCATGGGCACGCCGTTCTCCAAGCTGCTCGAGCTGGCGGGTGGTGTGCGCACCGGTCGCAAGCTCAAGGCTGTGATCCCTGGTGGTTCGTCCTCGCCCGTGTTGCCGGCCGACATCATCATGGAATGCACGATGGACTACGACTCCATCTCCAAGGCCGGCTCCATGCTGGGCTCGGGCGCCGTGATCGTGATGGACGACTCGCGCGATATGGTCGAGAGCCTGCTGCGCCTGTCCTATTTCTACCAGCACGAATCCTGCGGCCAGTGCACGCCCTGCCGCGAAGGCACGGGCTGGCTGTGGCGCGTGGTGAACCGCATCCAGCACGGCGAAGGCCGTCCGGAAGACATCGAGTTGCTGGACTCCGTGTCCGTGAACATCATGGGTCGCACCATCTGCGCCCTGGGCGATGCAGCGGCCATGCCGGTGCGCGCCATGATCAAGCACTTCCGCCACGAGTTCGAAGCGAAGATCCAGAACGCTTCCAAACAGGCTGCCAAGGCCGCCTGA
- the nuoK gene encoding NADH-quinone oxidoreductase subunit NuoK, with protein MTLTLGHFLTLGAMLFAMSVIGIFLNRKNLIVLLMAIELMLLSVNMNFVAFSHYLGDMHGQVFVFFILTVAAAESAIGLAILVLLFRNKSSINAEDLNALKG; from the coding sequence ATGACGCTCACACTGGGACATTTCCTGACCTTGGGTGCGATGCTGTTCGCCATGTCGGTGATCGGGATTTTCCTGAACCGCAAGAACCTCATCGTGCTGCTGATGGCCATCGAATTGATGCTGCTGTCGGTGAACATGAACTTCGTCGCGTTTTCGCATTACCTGGGTGACATGCACGGCCAAGTGTTCGTGTTTTTCATCCTGACGGTGGCAGCGGCCGAATCGGCCATCGGCCTCGCCATCCTGGTGCTGCTGTTCCGCAACAAGTCCAGCATCAATGCGGAAGATCTCAACGCCCTGAAGGGCTGA
- the nuoL gene encoding NADH-quinone oxidoreductase subunit L: MSQTLSASMLLAVPLAPLAGSALAGIFGTAFGGNKFGRAASRSLTILGVLIAFVLSAMTFQSVVFDGATFDQTIYEWMTVGSLKMEIGFLIDSLTAMMMCVVTFVSLMVHIYTIGYMEEDDGYNRFFSYISLFTFSMLMLVMSNNLLQLFFGWEAVGLVSYLLIGFYFKKPSATFANMKAFLVNRVGDFGFILGIGLIAAYTGTFNYAEIFAKLPEIQNTLLPGTAWLLVTVTAICLFIGAMGKSAQFPLHAWLPDSMEGPTPISALIHAATMVTAGIFMVSRMSPLYELSDTALNFILVIGAITALFMGILGIIQNDIKRVIAYSTLSQLGYMTVALGVSAYSVATFHLMTHAFFKALLFLGAGSVIMGMHHNQDIRWMGGVRKYMPITWITFLLGNLALIGTPFFSGFYSKDAIIEAVHASNLPAAGFAYFAVLAGVFITAFYSFRLYFIVFHGKERYDQNPDAHHDEHHAHDDHHGHGHDAKPHESPWVVTGPLVLLAIPSVVIGAMALMPMLFGDFFKGVIFVDATKHHAMAELAQEIHGWVPMALHGFQAAPFWLALAGVVVSYVFYMVIPSIPAAIKSFSQKIGLYQVLEGKYGVDWVYENVFARGARCIGTGLWKAGDQTLIDGVLVNGSWKLVGKIAALVRRLQSGYIYHYALVMILGIFLLMTYFVWLNK, encoded by the coding sequence ATGAGTCAAACCCTCTCTGCATCCATGCTCCTGGCGGTGCCATTGGCACCGCTGGCGGGCTCCGCGTTGGCAGGCATATTCGGCACTGCCTTTGGCGGCAACAAATTTGGTCGCGCGGCCAGTCGTTCCCTCACCATCCTCGGGGTGTTGATTGCGTTCGTCCTCTCCGCGATGACGTTCCAGTCCGTCGTTTTCGACGGAGCCACTTTCGATCAGACCATCTATGAATGGATGACGGTGGGCAGCCTGAAGATGGAGATCGGTTTCCTGATCGACAGCCTCACTGCCATGATGATGTGCGTGGTGACCTTTGTGTCGCTGATGGTGCACATCTACACCATCGGCTACATGGAAGAAGATGACGGCTACAACCGTTTCTTCTCCTACATCTCGCTGTTCACCTTCTCCATGTTGATGCTCGTGATGAGCAACAACCTGCTGCAGCTGTTCTTCGGCTGGGAAGCCGTGGGTCTGGTGTCCTATCTGCTGATCGGTTTCTATTTCAAGAAGCCCTCGGCCACCTTCGCCAACATGAAGGCCTTCCTGGTCAACCGTGTGGGTGACTTTGGCTTCATCCTGGGCATCGGCCTGATCGCTGCCTACACCGGCACCTTCAACTACGCAGAAATCTTTGCCAAGCTGCCCGAGATCCAGAACACGCTGCTGCCGGGTACGGCATGGCTGCTGGTGACGGTCACGGCCATCTGCCTGTTCATCGGTGCCATGGGCAAGTCGGCCCAGTTCCCGCTGCATGCCTGGCTGCCGGATTCGATGGAAGGCCCGACCCCCATCTCCGCGCTGATCCACGCCGCCACCATGGTGACGGCAGGTATCTTCATGGTCTCGCGCATGTCGCCGCTGTATGAGCTGTCGGACACCGCGCTGAACTTCATCCTGGTGATCGGCGCCATCACGGCCCTGTTCATGGGCATTCTGGGCATCATCCAGAACGACATCAAGCGCGTGATTGCGTATTCCACGCTGTCGCAGCTGGGTTACATGACGGTGGCTCTGGGTGTGTCTGCCTACTCGGTGGCTACCTTCCACCTGATGACGCACGCCTTCTTCAAGGCCTTGCTGTTCCTCGGTGCGGGCTCGGTCATCATGGGCATGCACCACAACCAGGACATCCGCTGGATGGGTGGCGTGCGCAAGTACATGCCCATCACCTGGATCACCTTCCTGCTGGGCAATCTGGCTTTGATCGGCACGCCGTTCTTCTCGGGCTTCTACTCCAAGGACGCCATCATTGAAGCGGTGCACGCCTCCAACCTGCCTGCAGCTGGCTTTGCCTACTTTGCGGTGCTGGCTGGTGTGTTCATCACGGCCTTCTACTCCTTCCGCCTGTACTTCATCGTCTTCCACGGCAAGGAGCGCTACGACCAGAACCCCGATGCCCACCATGACGAGCACCATGCGCACGATGACCACCACGGTCATGGCCATGATGCCAAGCCGCATGAGTCGCCCTGGGTGGTGACCGGCCCTCTGGTGCTGCTGGCCATTCCTTCGGTGGTGATCGGTGCCATGGCGCTGATGCCCATGCTGTTCGGTGACTTCTTCAAGGGCGTGATCTTTGTCGACGCCACCAAGCACCACGCCATGGCCGAGCTGGCACAAGAGATCCACGGTTGGGTGCCCATGGCACTGCATGGCTTCCAGGCTGCGCCTTTCTGGCTGGCTCTGGCGGGCGTGGTGGTGTCCTATGTGTTCTACATGGTCATTCCCAGCATTCCGGCTGCCATCAAGTCGTTCTCGCAAAAGATCGGCCTGTACCAGGTGCTGGAAGGCAAGTACGGCGTGGACTGGGTCTACGAGAACGTCTTTGCCCGCGGTGCACGCTGCATTGGCACGGGGCTGTGGAAGGCCGGTGACCAGACCCTGATCGATGGGGTGCTTGTCAATGGATCCTGGAAGCTGGTGGGCAAGATTGCCGCACTGGTGCGCCGTCTCCAGTCTGGCTACATCTACCACTACGCATTGGTCATGATCCTGGGCATCTTCCTGCTCATGACCTATTTCGTGTGGCTCAACAAATAA
- the nuoH gene encoding NADH-quinone oxidoreductase subunit NuoH: MIDAIYNGGLNMVAASWWASAAWPVIWALLGIICIVAPLMIAVAYLTLWERKLLGWMQARPGPNRVGPWGLLQPMADGLKLLTKELIFPTAAAKGLFYVGPVMAIMPALAAWVVVPFSPDVVLADVNAGLLLVMAITSIEVYGVIIAGWASNSKYAFLGALRASAQMVSYEIAMGFCFLVVIMVSGSMNLTQIVVGQGQGQFASMGVGILSWNWLPLLPIFIVYLISVVAETNRHPFDVVEGESEIVAGHMVEYSGMGFAVFFLAEYASMWLVSILAVIMFLGGWLPPLDVLSFVPGWIWLAIKTFMVVSCFIWIRATFPRFRYDQIMRLGWKIFIPVTLVWLVIVGAWLHSPWNIWN, from the coding sequence ATGATCGACGCAATCTATAACGGCGGCCTGAATATGGTCGCAGCCTCTTGGTGGGCGAGTGCCGCCTGGCCCGTCATCTGGGCCTTGCTGGGCATCATCTGCATCGTGGCGCCGCTGATGATCGCGGTGGCCTATCTGACGCTGTGGGAGCGCAAGCTGCTGGGCTGGATGCAAGCGCGTCCCGGTCCCAACCGCGTGGGCCCCTGGGGCTTGCTGCAGCCCATGGCCGACGGCCTGAAGCTGCTGACCAAGGAGCTGATTTTCCCCACGGCTGCGGCCAAGGGCCTGTTCTATGTCGGCCCGGTGATGGCCATCATGCCGGCACTGGCTGCCTGGGTGGTGGTTCCCTTTTCGCCCGACGTGGTGCTGGCCGACGTGAATGCCGGCCTGCTGCTGGTCATGGCCATCACCTCCATCGAGGTCTATGGCGTGATCATTGCGGGCTGGGCTTCCAACTCCAAGTACGCCTTCCTGGGCGCGCTGCGTGCCTCGGCACAGATGGTGAGCTATGAAATCGCCATGGGCTTTTGCTTCTTGGTGGTCATCATGGTCAGCGGCAGCATGAATCTGACGCAGATCGTGGTGGGACAAGGCCAGGGCCAGTTCGCCAGCATGGGCGTGGGCATTCTGTCGTGGAACTGGCTGCCGCTGCTGCCTATCTTCATCGTCTACCTGATCTCCGTGGTGGCCGAAACCAACCGTCACCCCTTTGACGTGGTGGAAGGCGAGTCGGAAATCGTGGCTGGCCACATGGTCGAGTACTCGGGCATGGGCTTTGCCGTCTTCTTCCTGGCCGAATACGCCAGCATGTGGCTGGTGTCCATCCTGGCGGTGATCATGTTCCTGGGTGGCTGGTTGCCTCCGCTGGATGTGCTGTCCTTCGTGCCGGGCTGGATCTGGCTGGCCATCAAGACCTTCATGGTGGTGTCCTGCTTCATCTGGATCCGCGCTACTTTCCCGCGCTTCCGCTATGACCAGATCATGCGTCTGGGCTGGAAGATCTTCATTCCCGTCACCCTGGTGTGGCTGGTCATCGTGGGTGCCTGGTTGCACTCGCCTTGGAACATCTGGAACTAA
- the nuoE gene encoding NADH-quinone oxidoreductase subunit NuoE yields MITEATKARFAREVAKYPPEQKQSAVMACLSIVQQEQGWVSPESEAVIAEVLEMPQIAVHEVTTFYNMYNQQPVGKYKLNVCTNLPCQLRDGYKALNHLESKLGIKMGETTADGMFTLQQSECLGACADSPVMLVNDRCMCSFMSNEKLDELVDGLRAAEGKA; encoded by the coding sequence ATGATTACTGAAGCGACTAAGGCGCGCTTTGCGCGCGAGGTGGCCAAGTACCCGCCCGAGCAGAAGCAGTCTGCCGTGATGGCCTGCTTGTCCATCGTTCAGCAAGAGCAGGGCTGGGTCAGCCCCGAGAGCGAGGCGGTCATCGCCGAAGTGCTGGAGATGCCCCAGATTGCGGTGCATGAAGTCACCACCTTCTACAACATGTACAACCAGCAGCCCGTTGGCAAGTACAAGCTCAACGTCTGCACCAATCTGCCATGCCAGCTGCGTGACGGCTACAAGGCCTTGAACCACCTGGAATCCAAGCTGGGCATCAAGATGGGCGAGACCACGGCCGATGGCATGTTCACGCTGCAGCAGTCGGAATGTCTGGGCGCCTGCGCCGACTCGCCCGTGATGCTGGTGAACGACCGCTGCATGTGCAGCTTCATGAGCAATGAAAAGCTCGACGAGCTGGTGGACGGCCTGCGCGCTGCGGAGGGCAAGGCATGA
- a CDS encoding NADH-quinone oxidoreductase subunit J: MDAKTGFFYLFSAVLLFAAFRVITARNPVHAVLNLILAFSQAAAVWLLLKAEFLAIALVLVYLGAVLVLFLFVVMMLDIRIDTVRRGFWRHFPLAALIGAVITFEMVLVVMGGFSSMDEPKPVAELLNAAGQVLPYSNTQALGKLLYTQYLYPIEIASVILLVAMITAIALTLRKRKDNKAISVSLQVRVRAEDRLTMVKMPSTQAPAPVDATVVEEKKA; the protein is encoded by the coding sequence ATGGATGCCAAGACTGGTTTTTTCTATCTCTTCTCGGCGGTGCTGCTGTTTGCAGCCTTCCGGGTCATCACGGCGCGCAACCCTGTGCACGCTGTGCTCAATCTGATTCTGGCCTTCTCGCAAGCTGCGGCCGTGTGGCTGCTGCTGAAGGCTGAATTCCTGGCCATTGCCCTGGTGCTGGTGTACCTGGGTGCGGTGCTGGTGCTCTTCCTGTTCGTGGTGATGATGCTGGACATCCGCATCGATACCGTGCGGCGCGGTTTCTGGCGGCATTTCCCGCTGGCAGCCTTGATCGGCGCGGTCATCACTTTCGAGATGGTTCTGGTGGTGATGGGTGGCTTCAGCAGCATGGATGAACCCAAGCCTGTGGCCGAGCTGCTGAATGCTGCAGGCCAGGTGCTGCCTTACTCCAACACCCAGGCACTGGGCAAGCTGCTGTATACACAGTATCTGTACCCGATCGAGATCGCCTCGGTGATTTTGCTGGTTGCCATGATCACGGCCATTGCCCTGACCCTGCGCAAGCGCAAGGACAACAAGGCCATCAGCGTTTCGCTGCAGGTGCGCGTGCGTGCCGAAGACCGTCTGACCATGGTCAAGATGCCCAGCACCCAGGCCCCCGCGCCTGTGGACGCAACCGTTGTCGAGGAGAAGAAGGCATGA
- the nuoG gene encoding NADH-quinone oxidoreductase subunit NuoG: MVEIELDGKKVEVAEGCMVMHAAEKAGTYIPHFCYHKKLSIAANCRMCLVDVEKAPKPMPACATPVTQGMIVRTKSDKAIKAQQSVMEFLLINHPLDCPICDQGGECQLQDLAVGYGGGSSRYEEDKRVVFHKDVGPLISMQEMSRCIHCTRCVRFGQEISGIMELGMVNRGEHSEITTVVGDTVDSELSGNMIDICPVGALTSKPFRYSARTWELSRRKSVSPHDSTGANLIVQVKNHRVMRVVPFENEAVNECWIADRDRFSYEALNGEDRLTRPMLKQGGEWKEVDWQTALEYVANGLRNIKNDHGANSVAALVSPHSTLEELYLAAALVRGVGSDSIDWRLRHGEFAAAQGVRWLGMPIAALNELQSVLVVGSNLRKDHPLFAQRIRQAAKKGCKVFAINGRVYDWALPVTASVVAPTDWAQALADVAAAVAQAKGVAAPVPGAGNAEAAAIAQALLSGERKAVLLGNAAAHHAHAESLLALAQWIGEQTGAAVGYLTEAANTVGAQWAKAQPQAQGLNAAQITSGQAKAVILLNNEPLLDTAAGAKAAEGLSKAEMVVTLSPFKTNLEFSDVLLPIAPFTETSGSFVNAEGLVQSFHAVVKPQGEARPAWKVLRVLGNLLGVSGMDFESSQDVLAVAAGGTSQLTAELSNRTTAAAAVVATPAADPVTASIYQLDSIVRRAPALQLTADAREAREGGAA, encoded by the coding sequence ATGGTTGAAATTGAACTGGACGGTAAAAAGGTGGAGGTCGCTGAAGGCTGCATGGTCATGCATGCAGCCGAGAAGGCCGGCACCTATATCCCGCATTTCTGCTACCACAAGAAACTGTCCATCGCGGCCAACTGCCGCATGTGTCTGGTGGATGTGGAGAAGGCTCCCAAGCCCATGCCTGCCTGCGCCACGCCTGTGACGCAAGGCATGATCGTGCGCACCAAGAGTGACAAGGCCATCAAGGCCCAGCAATCGGTGATGGAGTTTTTGCTCATCAATCACCCGCTGGACTGCCCCATCTGCGACCAGGGCGGCGAATGCCAGCTGCAAGACCTGGCCGTGGGCTATGGCGGTGGCAGCTCGCGCTACGAGGAAGACAAGCGCGTGGTGTTCCACAAGGATGTGGGTCCGCTGATTTCCATGCAGGAAATGAGCCGCTGCATCCACTGCACCCGCTGCGTGCGTTTTGGCCAAGAGATCTCCGGCATCATGGAGCTCGGTATGGTCAACCGTGGCGAGCACTCGGAAATCACCACCGTGGTGGGCGATACCGTGGACTCCGAGCTGTCGGGCAATATGATCGACATCTGCCCCGTGGGCGCCTTGACCAGCAAGCCCTTCCGCTACAGCGCCCGTACCTGGGAGCTGTCACGCCGCAAGTCGGTCTCGCCCCATGACTCCACCGGTGCCAATCTGATCGTGCAGGTCAAGAACCACCGTGTGATGCGCGTCGTGCCGTTCGAGAACGAAGCCGTCAACGAATGCTGGATTGCCGACCGCGATCGCTTCTCCTATGAAGCGCTCAATGGCGAAGACCGCCTGACCCGCCCCATGCTCAAGCAAGGCGGCGAGTGGAAGGAAGTCGACTGGCAGACCGCACTGGAATACGTGGCCAACGGCCTGCGCAACATCAAGAACGACCATGGTGCCAACAGCGTTGCCGCCCTGGTCAGCCCGCACAGCACGCTGGAAGAGCTGTACCTGGCCGCTGCCCTGGTGCGCGGCGTGGGCAGCGACAGCATCGACTGGCGCCTGCGCCATGGCGAATTCGCCGCCGCACAAGGCGTGCGCTGGCTGGGTATGCCTATTGCCGCGCTGAACGAGCTGCAATCGGTGCTGGTCGTGGGCTCCAACCTGCGCAAGGACCATCCGCTGTTTGCACAGCGCATTCGCCAGGCTGCCAAAAAGGGCTGCAAGGTGTTCGCCATCAATGGCCGCGTGTACGACTGGGCACTGCCCGTGACGGCATCGGTGGTGGCTCCGACCGACTGGGCCCAGGCCCTGGCCGATGTGGCCGCTGCCGTGGCCCAGGCCAAGGGCGTGGCCGCACCCGTGCCGGGTGCCGGCAATGCGGAAGCCGCTGCCATCGCGCAAGCGCTGCTGTCGGGTGAGCGCAAGGCCGTGCTGCTGGGCAATGCCGCTGCACACCATGCCCATGCGGAAAGCCTGCTGGCACTGGCGCAGTGGATTGGCGAGCAGACCGGCGCAGCCGTCGGCTACCTCACCGAAGCCGCCAACACCGTGGGCGCACAATGGGCCAAGGCCCAGCCGCAAGCCCAGGGCCTGAACGCTGCGCAAATCACCTCGGGTCAGGCCAAGGCCGTGATCCTGCTGAACAACGAACCCCTGCTGGATACGGCTGCGGGTGCCAAGGCGGCCGAAGGTCTGTCCAAGGCCGAGATGGTGGTGACGCTGAGCCCGTTCAAGACGAATCTGGAATTCAGCGATGTGCTGCTGCCCATCGCCCCGTTCACCGAAACCTCGGGCAGCTTCGTCAACGCCGAAGGCCTGGTGCAGAGTTTCCACGCCGTGGTCAAGCCGCAAGGCGAAGCCCGTCCGGCCTGGAAGGTGCTGCGCGTGCTGGGCAATCTGCTGGGCGTGTCGGGCATGGACTTCGAGTCCTCGCAAGACGTGCTGGCCGTGGCCGCTGGCGGCACCAGCCAGCTCACTGCCGAGCTGAGCAACCGCACCACCGCCGCTGCGGCCGTGGTGGCAACGCCGGCCGCCGACCCGGTGACCGCAAGCATTTACCAATTGGACAGCATCGTTCGCCGTGCGCCTGCGCTGCAACTGACGGCAGATGCGCGCGAGGCCCGTGAAGGAGGCGCTGCATGA
- a CDS encoding NADH-quinone oxidoreductase subunit D, producing the protein MAEIKNYSLNFGPQHPAAHGVLRLVLELDGEVVQRADPHVGLLHRGTEKLAEHKTYIQSLPYMDRLDYVSMMSNEHAYCLAIEKLLGLEVPKRAQYIRVLFSEITRLLNHLMWLGSNGMDCGASTVLMYTFREREDLFDMYEAVSGARMHAAYFRPGGVYRDLPDTMPQFKASKVRNAKGVAELNKNRQGSLLDFIEDFTNRFPKCVDEYETLLTDNRIWKQRMVGIGVVTAERALNMGFTGPMLRGSGIAWDLRKKQPYEVYSELDFDVPVGKTGDCYDRYLVRMAEMRQSTSLIKQCVKWLRANPGPVITENHKVAPPAREAMKSNMEELIHHFKLFTEGFTVPEGEAYATVEHPKGEFGIYMVSDGANKPYRVKIRAPGFAHLSMMDEVIRGHMLSDVVAVIGTMDIVFGEIDR; encoded by the coding sequence ATGGCAGAAATCAAAAACTATTCCCTGAACTTTGGTCCTCAGCACCCGGCTGCGCACGGTGTGTTGCGCCTGGTGCTGGAGCTCGACGGTGAGGTGGTGCAGCGTGCCGACCCGCACGTGGGCCTGCTGCACCGCGGGACTGAAAAGCTGGCCGAGCACAAGACCTATATCCAGTCGCTGCCCTATATGGACCGACTGGATTACGTGTCCATGATGAGCAACGAGCATGCTTATTGCCTGGCCATCGAAAAGCTGCTGGGCCTTGAAGTGCCCAAGCGCGCCCAGTACATCCGCGTGCTGTTCTCCGAAATCACGCGCCTCTTGAACCACCTGATGTGGCTGGGTTCGAACGGCATGGACTGCGGTGCCTCCACGGTGCTGATGTACACCTTCCGCGAGCGTGAAGACCTGTTCGACATGTACGAAGCCGTGTCCGGCGCGCGCATGCATGCGGCCTACTTCCGTCCGGGCGGTGTCTACCGCGACCTGCCGGACACCATGCCCCAGTTCAAGGCCAGCAAGGTGCGCAACGCCAAGGGCGTGGCCGAGCTGAACAAGAACCGCCAGGGCTCGCTGCTGGACTTCATCGAAGACTTCACCAACCGCTTCCCCAAGTGCGTGGATGAATACGAAACCCTGCTGACGGACAACCGTATCTGGAAGCAGCGTATGGTGGGTATCGGCGTGGTGACGGCCGAGCGCGCGCTCAACATGGGCTTTACCGGCCCCATGTTGCGTGGCTCCGGCATTGCTTGGGATCTGCGTAAAAAGCAGCCCTACGAGGTGTATTCCGAGCTGGACTTCGACGTGCCCGTGGGCAAGACCGGCGACTGCTATGACCGCTACCTGGTGCGCATGGCCGAAATGCGCCAGTCCACCAGCCTGATCAAGCAGTGCGTGAAGTGGCTGCGTGCCAACCCCGGTCCGGTGATCACCGAGAACCACAAGGTGGCGCCGCCGGCCCGCGAAGCCATGAAGTCCAACATGGAAGAGCTGATCCACCATTTCAAGCTCTTCACCGAAGGCTTTACCGTGCCCGAAGGCGAAGCCTACGCAACGGTGGAACATCCCAAGGGCGAGTTTGGTATCTACATGGTGAGCGACGGGGCCAACAAGCCTTATCGCGTGAAGATTCGTGCCCCGGGCTTTGCCCACCTGTCCATGATGGATGAGGTGATTCGCGGACACATGCTGTCTGACGTGGTGGCCGTCATCGGCACCATGGATATCGTGTTCGGAGAGATTGACCGATGA